A window of Trichoderma atroviride chromosome 3, complete sequence contains these coding sequences:
- a CDS encoding uncharacterized protein (EggNog:ENOG41~SECRETED:SignalP(1-15)) — protein sequence MQFSIVAIFATGAFAAICPTGLYSNPLCCGSGILGVVFLDCEAPKAQVSDSMSFQNACAAVGLQPLCCAAPTADQGIICQMPAGTI from the exons ATGCAGTTCTCTATCGTTGCCATCTTTGCTACCggtgcttttgctgctaTTTGCCCTACTGGTCTTTACTCCAACCCTTTGTGCTGTGGTAGTGGTATACTTGGCGTTGTTTTTCTTGACTGCGAGGCTC CCAAAGCGCAAGTTTCTGATAGCATGTCCTTCCAGAATGCCTGTGCTGCTGTAGGGTTACAGCCTCtttgctgcgctgctccTACT GCCGACCAGGGTATTATTTGTCAAATGCCTGCCGGAACTATTTGA
- a CDS encoding uncharacterized protein (SECRETED:SignalP(1-28)), whose amino-acid sequence MPQETTPRSAAPWILSAAAAAFAIGVATSPDTIKNIFFDIQDVIVTYKGGNVPQVLTGLPPQVQSIPPSTFAALPAVPPENIANITTLFIPPGSTLESLKERPFHVYHPDFLKILGRSPTLTLIADAGTDPLFHEAVVWYPPTDEVFIAQSAGPPSAGTGLKKSSMISKISLIEAMAVSNERNAIGKVQVHTVPTEPPVINPNGGTNYNGAILFTGEGMGPDVPPTLFIANPREPYNTSILVNNYFGRQFNSLNDVSVNYRNKHIYFTDTVYGYLQDFRPKPGLPNQVYRLDPATGAVTVVADEFVRCNGITFSQDGRYAYVTDTGASKAFYGFDNTGASTIYRYTVARDGTFEHRKMFAYAAVGFVDGVHCDSKGNVYAGVGDGIHVWNPSGTLLGKIFLGEASANFQFAGDGRMVIGAETHLYYATLAAKGAPIS is encoded by the exons ATGCCTCAAGAGACCACACCAAGATCAGCTGCGCCATGGATCCTttcggcggctgctgcagcctttgcAATTGGTGTCGCGACATCGCCTGATACAATAAAGAACATCTTCTTTGACATCCAGGACGTAATTGTGACATATAAAGGTGGAAATGTTCCTCAGGTATTGACAGGGCTCCCACCCCAAGTTCAATCCATACCTCCGTCGACATTCGCAGCCCTGCCAGCGGTTCCTCCCGAGAATATCGCTAACATCACAACC CTATTTATTCCGCCGGGCTCTACGTTAGAGAGCTTAAAGGAACGGCCATTTCATGTGTATCACCCGGACTTCCTTAAAATTTTGGGCCGAAGTCCAACTCTCACGCTCATCGCTGACGCAGGCACGGATCCTCTGTTCCATGAAGCTGTAGTTTG GTATCCCCCCACGGACGAGGTTTTTATTGCACAGAGTGCTGGACCTCCGTCCGCTGGAACTGGGCTAAAAAAATCCAGCATGATTTCGAAGATCTCCCTGATTGAAGCCATGGCAGTATCGAATGAGCGAAATGCCATTGGCAAAGTTCAAGTTCACACTGTTCCCACCGAGCCTCCTGTTATAAACCCTAATG GGGGAACAAATTACAATGGCGCTATCCTGTTCACCGGAGAGGGGATGGGTCCAGATGTGCCGCCCACGCTCTTTATAGCCAATCCGAGGGAGCCATACAACACTTCTA TTCTCGTCAACAACTATTTTGGTCGCCAATTCAACTCTCTCAACGACGTTTCTGTTAATTACAGAAACAAACATATCTACTTCACGGATACGGTTTATGGCTACCTTCAAGACTTTCGGCCAAAACCTGGTCTCCCGAATCAAGTATATCGATTAGATCCAGCTACTGGAGCCGTTACTGTTGTAGCAGATGAGTTTGTGCGCTGTAATG GCATCACATTTTCTCAGGACGGTCGATACGCATATGTAACGGATACTGGCGCATCTAAAGCATTTTATGGCTTTGATAACACGGGCGCCTCGACAAT ATATCGTTACACGGTCGCAAGAGATGGAACTTTTGAGCACCGAAAAATGTTTGCATATGCTGCAGTCGGTTTTGTAGACG GAGTACACTGCGACTCCAAGGGCAATGTGTATGCCGGCGTCGGCGATGGAATACACGTGTGGAATCCTTCGGGGACTTTGCTGGGCAAAATATTCCTCGGTGAGGCGTCTGCAAACTTTCAATTTGCGGGCGATGGTAGAATGGTCATCGGGGCTGAAACACATTTGTACTATGCAACCCTGGCCGCAAAAGGCGCACCAATCTCGTAA
- a CDS encoding uncharacterized protein (CAZy:CE8~SECRETED:SignalP(1-19)): MKPHTILAALFSFAARTLAASRTTPPAGALVVGSGNYATIQAAVNALKSTSQEQIIFINPGTYNEQVTVNKLAGPLTIYGYTQNTALYSSNVVTITSAHSLANEPSDDATGTLRVETTNFKLYNVNVVNSYGSGSQALALSANNGNQGYYACSFKGFQDTVLAETGAQLFSACYIEGATDFIFGQSATAWFEKCSIGVLPASIGYVTASGRSSNTSSYYVFNQATIAAAPGKTVTSGAYYLGRPWGDYARVAFQSSSLSSVINSAGWHIWNTGDERTDHVSLGGIRELGSWSIRH, translated from the coding sequence ATGAAGCCTCATACTATCCTCGCCGCTTTGTTCAGCTTTGCAGCAAGAACTCTCGCGGCTAGTAGAACCACTCCGCCCGCCGGTGCACTTGTGGTTGGTTCTGGAAACTATGCAACGATTCAAGCGGCTGTAAATGCCCTGAAGTCGACATCTCAAGAACAAATCATTTTCATCAACCCTGGCACTTACAACGAGCAAGTCACAGTTAATAAGCTCGCCGGACCGCTTACCATATATGGTTATACTCAAAACACGGCGTTGTACTCTTCGAATGTCGTTACAATTACCTCGGCTCACAGTTTAGCAAATGAGCCTAGCGATGATGCAACGGGCACACTAAGAGTCGAGACAACCAATTTCAAGCTATACAACGTGAATGTTGTCAATTCATATGGCAGTGGATCTCAAGCTCTTGCATTGAGCGCCAATAATGGGAATCAGGGCTACTATGCCTGTTCTTTCAAGGGCTTTCAAGATACTGTGCTTGCAGAAACGGGCGCCCAACTCTTTTCAGCTTGCTACATCGAAGGCGCCACCGATTTCATCTTTGGTCAATCGGCCACTGCCTGGTTTGAGAAGTGCTCGATTGGAGTACTTCCTGCATCTATTGGATATGTCACTGCATCTGGGCGTTCATCCAACACGTCTAGTTATTATGTGTTCAATCAAGCCACCATCGCAGCCGCTCCTGGTAAGACCGTCACAAGCGGAGCATATTATTTAGGGAGACCGTGGGGAGATTATGCAAGAGTCGCTTTCCAGTCTTCTTCATTGAGCAGTGTTATCAATTCCGCCGGATGGCATATTTGGAACACTGGAGACGAGCGGACAGATCATGTCTCTCTGGGGGGAATACGGGAACTCGGGAGCTGGAGCATCAGGCACTAG